The genomic interval ACTTTAATATAAAATGTGGCATGCATGTTGGATCATTGTAACAGCAATGTGTAGTGTTTGGTCTTTATCTTTTGCATATCTTTTGGTGTATTTCAATTGTCTTTAAAGTAAGTAAAGCAGCTAGTATCAGTGGCGGATTATAGGAGAGGACCCAACGGGCCCGGGCTCTCCCCCTTGTTGCCATTTGCTGTTAACTTGCCAGAGTGTAAGACATTGTGCTGTTACTTGTAATGGCACAAGAGGAGATCGAATATACAAGGCTGACGACTGATTTTATATCAAGAATATTATTCTCTTAGTCTGATAGAATTTGCACGTGTGGTGTAAGACTCCAGCTGAGCGATGTCTGAAGTAAGTTATTTTACAAaacttggtgtgtgtgtggttttgctgtgggcgtgtttatatatatatatatatatatatatacgtatatatggACTAATCAGTGATAGGAGGAGAGTATTGGAAATATGGCAGAGCTATAGCTGTTTACTATGCAAATTTTTATTCCAGTGGACATACAGCTGGAAGATGTCAAGAAAACCGGTACCTAAACATTTCGTACCACTATTGCAAAGTTAAACAACTGAATTCTGTAGACTTGGACTACCAGACCATAGGCATGGgaacggtgtgtgtgtgtgtgtgtgtgtgtgtgtgtgtgtgtgtgtgtgtgtgtgtgtgtgtgtgtgtgtgtgtggtgtgtgtggtgtgtgtgtgtgtgtgtgtgtgtgtgtgtgtgcacgtgcatgcatgcgtgtgtgcatgcatgcgtgtgtgtgcacgtgtgtgtgcgtgtgtgtgtgtgaggtgtgtgtgagGGGGGATTAAGCTTCCTGAACTTGAGCATGATCTTCAAGGCTTGAATTTCCAGATCAATAGACTCACTGTAAGTACCAGGATAGTCATACTGTACTGCAGTAATTTCAAACGTAGTCCCATCTCTGATTCATGGCTTTCGTGCGAGTTGCTGATGCTCATGCCTCGCTTGCGTTGACCATTGACCACGGAGTTGCAAATTTGGGCTCCTGAAAAGGTAGTACGTAGTCTATTGTCTGATCTGTGAGGTTCCTTAACAACGTAAATGTTCACTCACACTCTACCGCTGTGCTAATATAAAGCAGTACCGGATGATGTTAATCACTAATTTCAgttatgtgtctgtgtgcatgcctacctgtttgtctgcatacatgcatgtatatcatgatgatacatacatacatacatacatacacgagtacgacgtatgtatgtatatatatatatatatatatatatatatatatatatatatatatatatatgtatatacaaagGACACTGTTAGATAGTCTTCACTGCAGcggtggacatgccatcatatctataaatgtatgtatgtatgtactaaaAAATTAGTTACGTGTGTATGCAttatgtaggtaggtaggtaggtaggtaggtagccTCAAATCAGTCTTGTGCAAGTGGGTCCACGTGGGTGTGTCCACGTGGGTGTGTCCATGTGGGTGTGTCATTTTGGTTAGACATCAGGATGCATTCCTTTTGCATTCCTGGTGCCATGCCAATGCACCAGCCATATCCAAACTTGCAATTGGCCACTCTGTGGCATTGCATTGTTTACCACTTACTACGTGTAGATGGGACATACATTGTTGTTTAGTCATTGCTCGCACGTTGAAATATCTCTAGTTGGTTATGCATATAACTGAAGTTTGAGGTTGGCAGACTTGTTCTCTAGCTAAGTAGGAGGTTTGGACAGTGATATTGTCTGCACAGTTACAGACTTGCTGGTTTATATCTTTTGTTACTTGTACTTGCTTGTCGTAATCGACGTTGGTTGTTTAGGATATTGAGATGGAAGAGATGGACTTTCAGACTGTCCAGCTGGGATCAACATTTGAGAATGCTTAGTTAAGCTTATGGATAATAGAGTTGCAAATTAATTGGTATGGTATATTGTTGCAGTAAGTTGTTAGTTGCAAATTTAGTGAGCATATAGTTTAGTGGTTGTGTAGGATACTCATACGTATTGTGGAAGAAAAATACTTGACTTTGATCATATCTCggtctagcgcgcgttaaaggCTTGGTTAGTCACATGATGTGCTAAAAAGTATGTCTGTTACAATTAATCAAATTacctcttaattaattagcaagtGGCTATCACCTCAGTGAAAGACCAGGCCACACACGCACTTACAAAGTGCCAGAAGAGGTCATAGGAGCTTGAAAGCAGTATACATCGACATGCCAATGAAATTGGGTTATTGGAAAGTCAGAGGGGTAAGTCACACAGGATTCAGACATATTGTCGTATTGCAATCTAGACAACAACCAACAACAGACTTCTATTCTGGTTTGCTTTGTGCAAACAGCTAATGCACAGTGAGCTCTGCTATGCTACTGCACTATGTGATGATggtctacatgtgtgtgtgtgtgtgtgtgtgtgtgtgtgtgtgtgtgtgtgtgtgtgtgtgtgtgtgtgtcggatGTTACACACTTACAAATTACTGCGATACTCCAACCATTGTCGAATGAGTCGACTATTGACGCAGTAGGGTCTCTGGTGAGTCTTACATGTTACAGTTAGGTTTGTAGGAGGTGCTAGTGGGCGGTACATAGCACATCATCACAACACGAGACTATCACACCACCTACGCTCTTGTATAGAATCTAGAGAGTAGTTGGTGTGTACTGTAGGACGATGTAAATGAGAGCGAGtgctgtatttgttttgtcATCTCACAACTCCTCAGCGTGTAAACTATAATTGGCAGAATGTCTTAATTAACCCGGAAATTGACCGGAAGTTACTGTTTTATGTTTGGTTTCTAGTGAAGTCCGCGTATTTACAAGGACTAGAGAGTTATTGCATGCATTCTACAGCAGACACAACGCTGTATAATTGTTTGAGCATGTTTTTCAAGCTGTCTTGATCTctaatagattaattaattaattaattaattaattaattaagggatGTAGTACTCATCAATTAGTCACTTGGTCATTTGTAATTATTCTGTTTTGTGTTCTAGTTGGCGCAGCCGATTCGTCTTATGCTGACATACACTGGAGAAGAATTTGAGGATACAAGATATGAAAGTGAATGACTTGATTGTATTGAAGTTTATGATTAGTTTTACTTTCACAAGTGGAAGTCATGTCTAATGCAGTTATcacatttaatttattatattttgaaTTAAGAGGGATGGGCGGAGTTTGCATATTATTATCATCATCAATAGTAATTATtgtcattttattgttattattatattttattttttatcatttgttgttgttgctgttgttgttgttttgttgtgtttgttgtactgtacatatctGATTCTGATATTACTGAGAAAGTCATGCTTTCTAGAGCTAACGGCAGAGACTGCTGCTGAGTGGCTTGacaaagacaagaagacaCTGGGATTAGCATTTCCAAATGTAAACGTTATACgtaaaagtgtgtgtgtgtgtgtgtgtgtgtgtgtgtgtgtgtgtgtgtgtgtgtgtgtgtgtgtgtgtgtgtgtgtgtgtgtgtgtgtgtgtgtgtgtgtgtgtgtgtgtgtgtgtgtgtgtgtgcgcgcgcgcgctacAACATTTGACTTTCATTGTTTAGCTGCCATATCTAATTGATGGGGATGTGAAAGTTACTCAGAGCAATGCAGTTAGTCACGTACTTGTCATACAGTAGAAACACGTACAGTTTGCAacactgtgtgtgcgtgtgtgattTTCTAGATCTTGCGCTATCTTGGCAGAAAGCACGATATGTGTTAGTGTGCATTTTTTGCCAAAATTGTTATCAATATGAATGATTTCTGTGTATATTGTGCAGGTGGGAAGACACCAAATGAACAACTGCGAGTTGATATTTGTGCCAGCCAGGTTCGTGCATTGTGTGATACTAGAAAATTGAATactacacacgcacacgcacacacacacgcacacacacacgcacgcacacactcacacacatgtacacacacacacacacaacaacaacaacaacaacaacaacaacaacacacacacacacacacatgcacacacagtatattatatcccggtatgtatgtatatagtgTATCTGGTTTAGGTGATGGATATGCGTAATGCTTTCATTGCACTTAGTTATAACAAAACAGGAGCGAGTCGTGACAAATGGGTAAGCTATAGTATTGATGTCTAACAGCATGTGAAGTAAAcattttttttaatttaaaaaatattatgTCTTCAGGAGGAGCTAAAGACTGAGTACATTTCAAAACTACCTGCTACTCTTAAGTTATTCTCAGACTTTCTAGGTGACCAAAAATGGCTTGCAGGAAACAATGTAAAGTTGTGTTGTAATTTATTGCTTTCTGAGTGTTAATTATTGATCATTGTGTTGTAAACTGTTTCCTGCAGTTGACTTTTCCtgattttcatttttatgAAATGCTTTCTCAACATTCTGTTGTCTTCCCCGGCTGTCTTGATGGTTTTCCAGCATTGCAAGTATGTGGTGTTTGATGTGGAGGGAAGATTGACAGTCCAGAATGTTGTTGTACACCTACATAATACGTTAGCAACACTTAGAATGACAAAGGAGGAAAGTGGAAAGTGgaaagcgtgtgtgtgtgtgtgtgtgtgtgtgtgtgtgtgtgtgtgtgtgtgtgtgtcactgtgtgcgtgtgtgtcactgtgtgtattttttattggtatgtgtttgtatgtttgtgtgtgtttgtatgtttgtgtgtatttgtttatgtgtgtttgtgtgtgtgtgtgtttgtgtgtgtgtttgtgtgtttgtttgtttgtgtgtatttgtatatgtgtgtttgtgtgtgtttgtgtgtgtgtgtttgtgtgtgtgtgtgtgtgtgtgtgtgtgtgtgtgtgtgtgtgtgtgtgtttgtgtgtgtgtgtgtgtgtgtgtgtgtgtgtgtgtgtgtgtgtgtgtgtgtgtgtgtttgtgtgtgtttgtgtgtgtgtgtttgtgtgtgtgtgtgtgtgtgtgtgtgtgtgtgtgtttgtgtgtgtgtttgtgtgtgtgtgtgtgtgtgtgtgtg from Corticium candelabrum chromosome 22, ooCorCand1.1, whole genome shotgun sequence carries:
- the LOC134197778 gene encoding glutathione S-transferase Mu 4-like, translated to MPMKLGYWKVRGLAQPIRLMLTYTGEEFEDTRYEKLTAETAAEWLDKDKKTLGLAFPNLPYLIDGDVKVTQSNAILRYLGRKHDMCGKTPNEQLRVDICASQVMDMRNAFIALSYNKTGASRDKWEELKTEYISKLPATLKLFSDFLGDQKWLAGNNLTFPDFHFYEMLSQHSVVFPGCLDGFPALQSYVARFEDLPAIKAYRASSSFLDRPVNNHAALLK